GGACGTGGAGTGCGGCTATCCTaatgtttgtcacgcttgactgaacACATCCTGCCCTCTCGGCCTCGCGGCTCTCTCATCAGGAATCCTCCGCGGCATCAATCCTCGGAATATAGTAAATCTGAGACAACTAATTCGAGGTTCCAGTTTAAAAGAGAGTGAGCATTCCTTATgatattagaaataaataataaaattttgaagaaatttaaacaaatattatctgGAAAGTTCAATATTCTCAAAAATGACAAGTTCTATTGATGAAGAACAATATTCaatctttattatttatatcGTTTATTGTATTCTGAAATTAGATATTTCAGATTGTgtaatatgtgtgtgtgtgtgtgtgtgtgtgtattacaGACTCTTGATATACGAGACCAGTCTCTACTTCAGCGGCACAATTCAAAAGGTatctgcgatttaaaaaaaaatctacattttttaagtcCGACAGTTCCCAAGGGGAAcgattaatttaaagaaagttctTTATGAAACATTAGGGAAATTCCACATTCAAGTGGTGATAAGCGACGAACGAATCCAACGGCCCATTCCGACTAATGGAAAGCGAAAACCATTTCAGATAACGTCAGTTTTGAATCATCTATGTCAAATCTCAACACTTACCTTTCGAtcaagctttttttataaaataaaatggtttatttattaaataaataaattgtttaaactggtgatttaaaaacaaaagctaaagtataaaattaaaaatcaattattcaaaaGAGATGACGAGGAGAGAGGTTAACGTCACTCTCCTCATTTTAGATTATAGTTGTGAAAACGACACAAAACCTAAAGTATTAGCCTGATACACTCAAAATATTGAGAATTTTGCACAAATTGttgcaaaaacataaaattttgtgTTGTTGTTTTGTTTACAAAAGCTGTCTTTtttaactaatggagatattcaGAACTTATTTCCCCATTCTTTAAAGAGATTTCATACTACTTAGAAATCGTTAggtaaattagaaacaaaattttaaaattcacaaaatagcggcgatttttaaaaaagtaaaaaaatgtctttttctaaaaaaattagtattatgcAAAAAAAGTTTATGCTGCAAAAGTGTTCCTCTTTAAATGCTCTACAAAAAGTTTATGCACTACTCTgcttagtattttgttaaaatgatttattatttggatatatcattttatgctaaaaatgaaGGAACGTGTATTTTACAGTTTGACAATaacaatattgttttattttttacaataatttgtcaattttacCTGGGACTTCTAATAAATGgaccgaatttttttaaaacgcagTTTTTTCCAAAGGAGCGCATGCGttcggaatttaatttttttatccaaatctcAAAATCACCACTTTTAAACACTTTCGTTTTTGCCAAGAAATACATggcaatatttacaaaatatcttCTAGGTTTCCTCCTTGGAAAATAACTACTTTAAATgtaatcttttgtttgaaacatcgatttttctcaatttttaggaaaaaacgaAAGTTACCAAAAATATTCAGGAAAAGTGTACACATCTAGAACTGTTCCACAAAAAATACCTCTTGCTCTTTTGTGATAGTTTGCATCTTTTACgagcaaaaataaagaattatatttaaaaagaaaaaaaatgtcagacCTCAAAATGCTTAAGCCAGAATAAAAGTAATAtggtacattttttatattagtgGAGATTATAACAATGCATAAACATTCATCTGGAAACTTTTCTATATATAGTAGTATACATATTAATATCCATTTCTAAAAATAAGGTTTAAAAGCAGGGTTTTTTAGAAatctaatttcatgaatttttgaaaaacagccGCCAtttaaaagtgcaacttttttgcattttttcgaacGCACTTCAAAGTGCAGGAGTTCCTATGCAGAATGCAAAAGAAAAATCCCAAATGCGTACGCTCATTCGGAAAatactgcattttaaaatatatatctgtCCATTTTTCAGAATTCGCaggaatgattgaaaaaaattcttcaaaaattgtatagtCAAACTGTGTAATACGTATCCCTTGTTTTTTGCCCCAgaattttatatccaaacaaCAAATCGTTCTAGTACCACAACCTatttttcctgatttaaaatgaaaattttataatttcaacctttttgcaaattattcggctaattttgtaagattgtaaatctatctttagaattcaaaaaataaatattaaatattctaattagGTGAAAAAGACAGCTTTAAAGACAAATTCCGTAgtgtttatgaaaaaatattgttaaatattttcgcACCCGTTTCAAACAAGTTTATAAATTCCAAAAGGAACCTTCAAATTTCATGCTCTagtaaatatttgagaaatattcaGGATTACCTTTTGCACTATGTTATATACAACAACAGAAACACTTTCGTACAAGTTGttcaaaacagaaaataaaattaacgtaGCAGCTTAAGTATACAGGggaattaatttcgaaaattcgtatttttataaattacaattcaTAGACAAGTATATGAGATACATGACACTAAGAAATTACAAAATCTTGACCATAAAAGCTTTAATAGCTACTCTTTTTATAAACTGCCAGCGTTATATACATGATATAATTAtagaaatgaacaattttctgCGCTGACGTCGAAGTTTTTTCCGTTTAACGCAAGCGCGTCACACGTAATGCAATATCAATATCGATAGCTCATATTGTATCACGTGCCGCAAATGATCGGGTGGAAATACCTGAGCAAATTGTTgcacaaaaattcgaaaaatagtaaaaaagatatttttatttcttatcttttaattttttaaactatttataggTATAATCCTAGAATTAAATTAGACTTCTATCCTTCACAGgttattgaaaaacaaatataaagttcaaaactaggtttcgttgaaaatctaaaaattattgaacCCTGTATACGAGCACCAAATTGACACTAGCCTTTCATTTGTTATATAGAATTATATAACCGTTATGTGTCATTTCGTTAATTTTATGAAACTGTACATAATATGGCGAGGATCCGATTATAGTGACAAAAATGCTCAAAAAGCGAGTCCGAGACTTGataaaacattaaacaaataataggAAAGAAGATGCAGCCCACCAGAACTCTCAACGAGCTGCGATCGAAACCGTGAGCCAAAATGCATGTTCACCCCGTAAAATGTAGACCTCCCAAGTAATTTTGCCTTTGTTGCTTTTCGTAGCCTTGCCGCTCGGTGTTGCTTTCGCATGGATTTTTCTCGTCAGCTTTCAGCATCAATCCTTTGCCTCGGTAAAGCTTCAGTagattctgttgaaaaattgctCGAAACCACTCCCACTATATTATAAGCCTAAAGTTAtacaaaacaatatattttatgcTGGAAAGATATTGTACTCATTTGACTCAGTTCATTGTTACTGTAAATTTGATAATATAAacattagaaataatattttaacttttaaagaatcaATGTTAATTAGTACAATATTTTGTGAATTATACGATTCTTTATTATACCTTCACAATTTATAGAAATATCAgtgtaaaaatctttaaattttttaactagcaaCTGATAAGAAAGTGTAAAAAGGATAAAGAGTCTTTTAGtggcattttttaaactattaggaACAATTCGTTTCTTTAGCATGATAGAGCACTAGAAAATAACTAACATTTTCTTGTGATgcacatttcagaaaaattcttgCCAAAGTCtgccaagcaattttcaatttttcaattttttcactcATTTTACTTTGAataggatttaaataatttgcttaactacaatttttgaatacttaactctattattgaaacaaaaatctttaattctCATATATCCTAAGGTGCTATTTGCTTGGcaatcttttgatttaaatactaatgaaaaattagtttaaagatttttactGAAATGAAGGAAGTTTTCATGATTTTATAATGgcatgttcaaaaaataaaataataaacatactTCCAAAAGAaaacacattttatttattttcttcggCAACAATAGAAGACTCACTGAGAAAGAAAAAATAGTCAATAGccaagtaaaatattattttaggataCCCCAACACCAGTTAATCTTTGTGATATCATTTACTAAACAGTTGTTTTTGCTCGCAGGAATATTCAGTTCAACTTACATTTCGAGAACAGTGGTTAGATGAAAGActtaaattcaatgattttggaGGTGAATATCTTTAAAACTATCTACCTGGATctcgaaaaaatatttgtagttttactaaaataatcttttatgaaATCACAGGAAGACTCAAATATCTTACTTTGACGGAAGCAAACAAAATTTGGATGCCTGATCTGTTCTTTTCCAACGAAAAGGAAGGTCATTTGCACAATATCATTATGCCAAACGTATACATAAGAATTTTCCCTGAAGGATCGGTTCTTTACAGTATAAGGTAACTTTTTTATTTCGCAACAAAATCTCAATCTAtgacataacattttattaatacttTCGTGCTTTCAGAATTTCACTCACATTATCATGtccaatgaatttaaaattgtatccaCTTGATAGGCAAATCTGTTCGCTTCGCATGGCGAGTTGTAAGTTTAATCATTTAATCTAACTTCACAGTTTCTCTAAAGAATTCTCTCTAtgctacacattttttaaatttatattatagatGGATGGACGACTGACGATTTAGTTTTTCTATGGAAAGAAGGTGATCCTGTTCAGGTCGTCAAAAATCTACACCTACCTAGGTTTACTTTGGAAAAATTTCTAACGGATTACTGCAATAGTAAAACAAATACTGGTAAGAATATTTGGACTTCAGtacaatttgcttttaaatttcaacaattgagTTGTTGGATGCAATAACAGCCTACTAGCATTTTCAGAAGccatttgtttttcatttgtacTTCATGATGTTAGGTGTGAAATAAGTGAAAAACAAgtgacttttaaaaatacaagtagACTGATAGGCTGTTATTGCGCCCAAATGCTATActgttttacaattataaataccATGAGATGTGCTTATGTACAATTTGTCTGATCCTGATTTAATAGTATTTCCTAATCAAATGTTCCTCTTTTAGGCGAATACAGTTGTTTAAAAGTTGACTTATACTTTAAACGAGAGTTCAGTTACTatcttattcaaatttatattcccTGCTGTATGTTAGTCATCGTCTCCTGGGTGTCGTTTTGGCTCGATCAAAGTGCTGTGCCGGCAAGAGTGTCACTTGGTAAGATAATCAAGCAAGCTTATAAAGACATAAAACACAAAGAAAACTCATAAAAGTGTTtcagttgttatattttacacTGCCCAATTCAACagaataatatacacattttgaTTCTTATATTTCCATAATTACTGTACTCAATATAGTTATAAAACATCCGCAGTTTATTCGGGGGTTAATTATCTGGTTCAAAGGTATGTTAAATAAGGATGCATCTACCTTGATAAGTTTTCTGTAGTGTTTTGTATGCTGAaacctcttttattttttttcattagtacacagctcaattttgaattttctgcccAGGAGTGACCACTCTGCTGACAATGGCAACACAGACATCTGGAATTAACGCTTCACTCCCACCGGTATCGTACACAAAGGCAATTGACATTTGGACAGGTGTATGTCTAACTTTTGTGTTTGGGGCTCTATTAGAGTTTGCATTAGTCAACTATGCTTCTCGCAGTGATATGCACCGCGAGAATATGAAAAAACAATATAGAGAAATGGAACATTCTGCTTCAGTGGATCCTTCCACTGAACTCCTAGAGGCAGATGGACCTACCAACTTTGCCATGGTCAGCCTTGATCTTGTAAATTTTCTCTGAGTATACCTTATCCATTTTTATCTATAACAAAAAAGCACAGTTGAAACCTCG
This DNA window, taken from Belonocnema kinseyi isolate 2016_QV_RU_SX_M_011 chromosome 9, B_treatae_v1, whole genome shotgun sequence, encodes the following:
- the LOC117179323 gene encoding glutamate-gated chloride channel isoform X1 encodes the protein MWPGALPLIALLATLLHPARCSQQGKVNFREKEKQVLDNILGPGRYDARIRPSGINGTDGPAVVRINIFVRSISKIDDVTMEYSVQLTFREQWLDERLKFNDFGGRLKYLTLTEANKIWMPDLFFSNEKEGHLHNIIMPNVYIRIFPEGSVLYSIRISLTLSCPMNLKLYPLDRQICSLRMASYGWTTDDLVFLWKEGDPVQVVKNLHLPRFTLEKFLTDYCNSKTNTGEYSCLKVDLYFKREFSYYLIQIYIPCCMLVIVSWVSFWLDQSAVPARVSLGVTTLLTMATQTSGINASLPPVSYTKAIDIWTGVCLTFVFGALLEFALVNYASRSDMHRENMKKQYREMEHSASVDPSTELLEADGPTNFAMVSLDLKPLVRHPEDTLSMDKMRQCEIHMQEPKKNCCRSWLSKFPTRSKRIDVIARILFPLVFAFFNLAYWSTYLFREEEEGD
- the LOC117179323 gene encoding glutamate-gated chloride channel isoform X3, giving the protein MWPGALPLIALLATLLHPARCSQQGKVNFREKEKQVLDNILGPGRYDARIRPSGINGTDGPAVVRINIFVRSISKIDDVTMEYSVQLTFREQWLDERLKFNDFGGRLKYLTLTEANKIWMPDLFFSNEKEGHLHNIIMPNVYIRIFPEGSVLYSIRISLTLSCPMNLKLYPLDRQICSLRMASYGWTTDDLVFLWKEGDPVQVVKNLHLPRFTLEKFLTDYCNSKTNTGEYSCLKVDLYFKREFSYYLIQIYIPCCMLVIVSWVSFWLDQSAVPARVSLGVTTLLTMATQTSGINASLPPVSYTKAIDIWTGVCLTFVFGALLEFALVNYASRSDMHRENMKKQYREMEHSASVDPSTELLEADGPTNFAMVSLDLPLVRHPEDTLSMDKMRQCEIHMQEPKKNCCRSWLSKFPTRSKRIDVIARILFPLVFAFFNLAYWSTYLFREEEEGD
- the LOC117179323 gene encoding glutamate-gated chloride channel isoform X2, translating into MWPGALPLIALLATLLHPARCSQQGKVNFREKEKQVLDNILGPGRYDARIRPSGINGTDGPAIVRINLFVRSIMTISDNKMEYSVQLTFREQWLDERLKFNDFGGRLKYLTLTEANKIWMPDLFFSNEKEGHLHNIIMPNVYIRIFPEGSVLYSIRISLTLSCPMNLKLYPLDRQICSLRMASYGWTTDDLVFLWKEGDPVQVVKNLHLPRFTLEKFLTDYCNSKTNTGEYSCLKVDLYFKREFSYYLIQIYIPCCMLVIVSWVSFWLDQSAVPARVSLGVTTLLTMATQTSGINASLPPVSYTKAIDIWTGVCLTFVFGALLEFALVNYASRSDMHRENMKKQYREMEHSASVDPSTELLEADGPTNFAMVSLDLKPLVRHPEDTLSMDKMRQCEIHMQEPKKNCCRSWLSKFPTRSKRIDVIARILFPLVFAFFNLAYWSTYLFREEEEGD
- the LOC117179323 gene encoding glutamate-gated chloride channel isoform X4 produces the protein MWPGALPLIALLATLLHPARCSQQGKVNFREKEKQVLDNILGPGRYDARIRPSGINGTDGPAVVRINIFVRSISKIDDVTMEYSVQLTFREQWLDERLKFNDFGGRLKYLTLTEANKIWMPDLFFSNEKEGHLHNIIMPNVYIRIFPEGSVLYSIRISLTLSCPMNLKLYPLDRQICSLRMASYGWTTDDLVFLWKEGDPVQVVKNLHLPRFTLEKFLTDYCNSKTNTGEYSCLKVDLYFKREFSYYLIQIYIPCCMLVIVSWVSFWLDQSAVPARVSLGVTTLLTMATQTSGINASLPPVSYTKAIDIWTGVCLTFVFGALLEFALVNYASRSDMHRENMKKQYREMEHSASVDPSTELLEADGPTNFAMPLVRHPEDTLSMDKMRQCEIHMQEPKKNCCRSWLSKFPTRSKRIDVIARILFPLVFAFFNLAYWSTYLFREEEEGD